Proteins encoded together in one Musa acuminata AAA Group cultivar baxijiao chromosome BXJ3-6, Cavendish_Baxijiao_AAA, whole genome shotgun sequence window:
- the LOC135640084 gene encoding pectinesterase-like, whose translation MSNKVVLGALSAVLLVAAVIGAASDDSPVASSKSVTAICASTDYADVCERTLNAAINGSASPKEIIQASFMVAIKEIEAATHLSNNVSLKATDSMNKDGFDICRRLFEDATEELQAAFSETHDLDGLARRTDDIKCWLSAVISYQQTCLDSITQPDLHSTMKDGLVTASQVTSNAIAIVDGLSSLFKNFQVPINVTNIASRRLLSHGSDAKGYPTWFSAHDRKLLAASARGELKPNMVVAQDGSGDYKTINAALNAMPKKYTGRYVIYVKAGIYKENVLVTKDKVNVFMYGDGPRKTVVTGSKNNVDGVQTMNTATFAAEGQGFIGKYMGFSNTAGPEKHQAVALRVKGDMSAFFNCRMDAFQDTLYVQAHRQFYRNCVVSGTVDFIFGDSSTILQNCLIVVRRPMDNQQNTVTAHGRQEEKEETALVIQNCRIVPDKRLFPDRLTIPSYLGRPWKARSRTIIMESTIGDLIKPEGWLPWDGDQFLNTLYYAEYGNRGPGAGTSGRVNWPGFHVINRQTAQAYTVNSLIQGHRWIKFSGIPYLGGFTN comes from the exons ATGTCGAATAAGGTCGTCTTGGGTGCTCTCTCGGCGGTCCTCCTTGTGGCCGCCGTGATAGGGGCGGCGAGTGACGATTCCCCTGTCGCCTCCTCCAAGTCCGTGACGGCCATCTGCGCCTCCACTGACTACGCTGATGTGTGCGAACGGACCCTCAATGCTGCCATCAATGGCTCTGCCTCTCCCAAGGAGATCATACAAGCTTCCTTCATGGTTGCCATCAAAGAAATCGAAGCTGCCACCCACCTGTCCAACAACGTGAGTTTGAAAGCCACTGACTCGATGAACAAGGATGGGTTCGACATTTGTCGTCGACTCTTCGAGGATGCCACCGAGGAGCTACAAGCTGCCTTCTCGGAGACTCATGACCTTGACGGTTTGGCGAGAAGGACCGATGACATCAAGTGCTGGCTTTCAGCCGTCATCTCCTACCAGCAGACCTGCCTCGATAGCATCACTCAACCCGACCTACACTCGACCATGAAGGACGGGCTTGTCACGGCCTCTCAGGTCACCAGCAATGCCATTGCCATCGTCGATGGGCTCAGTTCATTATTCAAGAACTTCCAAGTCCCCATCAACGTGACCAATATCGCCAGCCGCCGGCTACTGTCTCACGGGAGCGATGCCAAGGGTTATCCCACGTGGTTCTCGGCCCATGACAGGAAGCTCTTGGCTGCCAGTGCGAGAGGTGAGTTGAAGCCTAACATGGTGGTGGCTCAGGATGGGAGTGGAGACTATAAGACTATCAACGCTGCCCTcaatgccatgcccaagaagtacACAGGCCGCTATGTGATCTACGTCAAGGCCGGGATCTACAAGGAGAATGTCCTCGTCACCAAGGACAAGGTGAACGTGTTCATGTATGGTGATGGACCAAGGAAGACAGTCGTGACTGGCAGCAAGAACAACGTCGATGGCGTTCAAACCATGAATACTGCGACCTTCG CTGCCGAAGGGCAGGGCTTTATTGGCAAGTATATGGGGTTCAGCAACACCGCTGGACCAGAGAAGCACCAAGCCGTGGCGCTTCGTGTGAAAGGGGACATGTCAGCCTTCTTCAACTGTCGTATGGATGCGTTCCAGGACACTCTCTACGTGCAGGCCCATCGGCAGTTCTACCGCAACTGTGTGGTATCGGGGACTGTTGACTTCATCTTCGGTGACTCCTCCACCATTCTTCAAAACTGCCTCATCGTGGTGCGGCGCCCCATGGACAATCAACAGAACACGGTGACAGCACACGGACgacaggaggagaaggaagagaccgCACTTGTGATCCAAAACTGCCGCATCGTCCCCGACAAGCGCTTGTTCCCTGACAGGTTGACGATCCCCAGCTACCTTGGTCGGCCTTGGAAGGCACGCTCGAGGACCATCATCATGGAATCCACCATCGGCGACTTGATCAAACCGGAGGGATGGTTGCCATGGGATGGCGACCAGTTTTTGAACACACTATATTATGCCGAGTATGGCAACCGTGGGCCCGGTGCCGGGACCAGCGGCAGGGTGAATTGGCCTGGGTTTCATGTCATCAACAGGCAGACGGCTCAAGCGTACACAGTGAATTCCCTAATCCAAGGTCACCGGTGGATCAAGTTTTCGGGCATACCCTATCttggtgggtttacaaattga
- the LOC103990042 gene encoding uncharacterized protein LOC103990042, with product MGSGEWLEEALVELCGRIETGLDLDGDLIRGLVSFCELAPPQDAADYLTNIIGLEAGEDMIQEYMKKRGFVDSAAKVAEIKASGFQAYAKPPADEGMVVAAKKQSRPSKDINSTVIHVNQTENGSRGASKGNSSVPKKKKGGKTVTLAEAAKGSVVFQQGKPCSCQARRHKLVSNCLSCGKIICEQEGEGPCSFCGVLVLREGSTYAGLSDPGVPLSEAEAAAEAYAKRLVDYDRNSTARTKVIDDQSDYYEIEGNSWLSTEEKQLLQKKQKEIEEAAEARKRKVIVTFDLLGRKVILNKEEASDTEYSILRPEERESNRIKPNPTVSLQPVFVSTGPRKDPAKGKRRKRMTNGLCLEISGRVQHENMEMRQFHRNDHNDHGLSGEGFWQDKEDTHECSLDYN from the exons ATGGGATCGGGAGAATGGTTGGAGGAGGCGTTGGTGGAACTCTGCGGGAGGATTGAAACTGGCTTAGATTTGGACGGGGATCTCATCCGCGGTCTCGTGTCCTTCTGCGAGCTCGCCCCGCCTCAAGACGCCGCCGATTACCTCACC AATATCATTGGCCTGGAAGCTGGAGAAGATATGATTCAAGAATACATGAAAAAGAGGGGGTTTGTTGATTCTGCTGCCAAAGTTGCAGAGATAAAAGCATCAGGGTTTCAAGCCTATGCGAAGCCACCGGCAGATGAAGGCATGGTTGTTGCAGCCAAAAAGCAATCAAGGCCGTCTAAAGACATAAATTCAACAGTGATTCATGTCAATCAAACGGAAAATGGGTCCAGAGGTGCATCTAAAGGAAATTCAAGTGttccaaaaaagaaaaagggtgGAAAAACTGTCACCCTTGCTGAGGCAGCAAAGGGGTCTGTTGTTTTCCAGCAAGGAAAGCCCTGTTCTTGTCAAGCTCGACGGCACAAGCTCGTGAGCAACTGTTTATCTTGTGGCAAGATCATATGTGAACAAGAAGGAGAGGGTCCCTGCAGTTTCTGCGGTGTGCTTGTGTTGAGAGAAGGCAGTACATATGCTGGTCTTTCTGACCCCGGAGTTCCTCTTTCTGAAGCTGAAGCTGCAGCAGAAGCATATGCAAAAAGGCTTGTAGATTATGATAGGAACTCTACAGCACGGACTAAAGTTATTGATGACCAGAGTGACTATTATGAGATCGAAGGAAATAGCTGGCTCTCCACAGAG GAGAAGCAGCTTTTACAGAAAAAGCAAAAGGAAATTGAAGAAGCTGCTGAAGCAAGAAAGAGAAAAGTTATTGTCACATTTGATTTGCTAGGCCGCAAG GTAATCTTGAATAAGGAAGAAGCTTCAGACACAGAGTACAGTATATTAAGACCTGAAGAAAGAGAATCAAATCGCATAAAGCCTAATCCAACCGTTAGTCTGCAGCCAGTCTTTGTTTCAACAGGCCCTAGAAAAGATCCAGCCAAAGGAAAGCGAAGAAAGAGAATGACAAATGGTTTATGCCTGGAAATAAGTGGTAGAGTCCAGCACGAGAACATGGAGATGCGCCAGTTTCATCGAAATGATCACAATGATCATGGTCTATCAGGCGAAGGCTTTTGGCAAGATAAAGAAGATACACACGAGTGTTCTCTAGATTACAACTAA
- the LOC135639647 gene encoding NDR1/HIN1-like protein 1: protein MSDKNCGDHSKWWKLRKRFWRIIGCIVGFIILILLIILIIWLVLRPTKPRFYLQGAVVLQFNYTGPPSNLLSTVFQVTIASRNPNDRIGIYYDRIFVYAAYKNQQISLATALPPMYQGHNDVVIWSPYLFGPNVPVAPYLCDALTQDKASGFLILHVKIDGRIRWKVGSWTSDHYHLFVSCPAFLTFQTGRSGSDATVRFQQMSACSVEV from the coding sequence ATGTCGGACAAGAACTGCGGCGACCACAGCAAGTGGTGGAAGCTCCGGAAGCGCTTCTGGCGCATCATAGGGTGCATCGTCGGCTTCATAATTCTGATCCTTCTCATCATCCTCATCATCTGGCTGGTGCTCCGCCCCACCAAGCCCCGGTTCTACCTGCAGGGCGCGGTGGTGCTGCAGTTCAACTACACCGGCCCACCCAGCAACCTGCTCTCCACCGTCTTCCAGGTCACCATCGCCTCCCGCAACCCCAACGACCGCATCGGCATCTACTACGACCGCATCTTCGTCTACGCCGCCTACAAGAACCAGCAGATCAGCCTCGCCACCGCCCTGCCCCCGATGTACCAGGGCCACAACGACGTCGTCATCTGGTCGCCCTACCTCTTCGGCCCCAACGTCCCGGTGGCGCCCTACCTCTGCGACGCCCTCACCCAAGACAAGGCTTCCGGCTTCCTCATCCTCCACGTCAAGATCGACGGCCGCATAAGATGGAAGGTCGGCTCCTGGACCTCCGACCACTACCACCTCTTCGTCAGCTGCCCGGCCTTCCTCACCTTTCAAACCGGGAGGTCAGGATCCGACGCCACCGTCAGGTTCCAGCAGATGTCCGCCTGCAGCGTCGAAGTCTAA
- the LOC135640665 gene encoding protein SMAX1-LIKE 3-like: MRAGGCAVQQALTPEAAAVVKQAINLARRRGHAQVTPLHVANTMLSSSTGLLRAACLRSHSHPLQCKALELCFNVALNRLPASSLSTPILGPTQTHLHHHHHHPPSLSNALVAAFKRAQAHQRRGSIESQQQPLLAVKIELEQLIISILDDPSVSRVMREAGFSSTQVKSNVEQAVSMEICASASPTRSPGKPKDSATHLTTPQKTKTRSLLQVKNEDVMSVVDTLVSGRRRKIVIVGECLATAEAVVGAVIDKVDKKEVPEGLRDVQFITLPLLSFKHMPLEEVDQKIGELRCFVKSCCVERGVVLYLKDLNWAAESRIVRGEKGRTYYCPLEHVIMEIRNLICGGFEGANSNERLCLVSAATYQTYMRCRIGNPSLETLWGLQPLQIPAGGLGLSLDCDSDLNQMRSKIGGAAQLVPPAEDEIGSHLACCADSSINFEAEVEILRNPSCGSHGSISSSLPSWLKRYKEENSRANNVDQGCLRLKDLCGKWNSICGSSHKTSTHRSEITTNCSSVSPSSSSICTYGHHIPSLQQSHQPWTLSLGAKHPSRGHILVAEAVDEEPEHNSRINDRENAGQTLPILPCVYPQSNPNSNSSSGTMEMEFLSRFKALNAENLKALCNALERKVSWQQDIIPEIASTILQCRSGLIRRKDKRKPSERKEETWLFFQGSDTAGKERIARELARLVFGSYTNLITVGLGNLSSTRSDSTEDPRNKRSRAEASRSYLDCLFEALRENPHRVITMEDIEQVDYYTLASIKRAMEGGRLQSYGGEEVGLSDAIVILSCESFDSRSRACSPLVKQKAEAEDEKQEASEDVDTCHSIDLNVCAAGDIDLGTFDNAGVIESVDRAFFFKLPEEI; the protein is encoded by the exons ATGAGAGCAGGTGGTTGCGCTGTGCAACAAGCCTTGACCCCGGAAGCAGCAGCTGTTGTGAAGCAAGCCATAAACCTAGCTCGACGGCGAGGACATGCACAGGTGACGCCCCTCCATGTGGCCAACACCATGCTTTCGTCTTCCACCGGCCTCCTCCGTGCCGCCTGCCTCCGGTCGCACTCCCACCCGCTGCAGTGCAAGGCTCTGGAGCTTTGTTTCAACGTTGCCCTCAATCGCCTGCCGGCCTCCTCTTTATCCACTCCCATCCTCGGTCCCACCCAAAcccatctccaccaccaccaccaccaccctccGTCCCTCTCCAACGCCCTCGTAGCGGCCTTCAAGAGAGCTCAGGCCCACCAGCGCCGCGGATCCATCGAAAGCCAGCAGCAGCCGCTGCTTGCGGTCAAGATCGAGCTCGAGCAACTCATCATCTCCATCCTCGACGACCCAAGCGTGAGTAGAGTCATGAGAGAGGCTGGCTTCTCCAGTACTCAAGTTAAGAGCAATGTGGAGCAAGCCGTATCCATGGAGATATGTGCATCCGCTTCTCCCACCCGTAGTCCTGGCAAGCCCAAGGACTCCGCCACTCACCTCACCACCCCACAAAAGACCAAAACGAGGTCTCTGCTTCAAGTGAAGAACGAGGATGTGATGAGTGTCGTTGACACTTTGGTCAGCGGGAGGCGGAGGAAGATCGTGATAGTGGGAGAGTGCTTGGCTACCGCAGAGGCTGTCGTTGGAGCAGTGATAGATAAAGTGGACAAAAAAGAGGTGCCTGAGGGTTTAAGGGACGTACAGTTCATAACACTCCCTCTCCTCTCGTTTAAGCATATGCCATTGGAGGAGGTTGATCAGAAGATTGGGGAGCTGAGGTGCTTCGTGAAGAGTTGCTGCGTGGAGAGAGGGGTTGTCTTGTACTTGAAGGATCTCAACTGGGCTGCCGAGTCCAGAATTGTTCGTGGGGAGAAGGGAAGAACTTATTATTGTCCTTTGGAGCATGTAATCATGGAGATTAGGAACTTGATCTGTGGTGGATTCGAGGGAGCAAATAGTAATGAGAGGCTTTGCCTCGTGTCGGCCGCAACATATCAGACCTACATGAGATGTCGGATTGGGAACCCTTCATTGGAGACTCTCTGGGGCCTTCAGCCTCTTCAAATTCCTGCAGGAGGCTTAGGATTAAGCCTCGACTGTGACAG TGATCTAAACCAAATGAGAAGCAAAATTGGTGGAGCTGCGCAACTTGTGCCTCCGGCAGAAGATGAAATAGGAAGTCATCTCGCGTGCTGCGCCGATTCTTCTATCAATTTTGAAGCTGAAGTTGAAATCTTGCGCAACCCTTCTTGTGGTAGCCACGGTTCGATATCCTCAAGCTTACCTTCTTGGCTCAAAAGATATAAAGAAGAGAACAGCAGAGCAAACAACGTCGATCAG GGCTGTCTCCGACTAAAAGATCTATGCGGGAAATGGAACTCCATCTGCGGTTCATCCCATAAAACCAGTACTCATAGatctgagataacaactaattgctcttCAGTTTCTCCATCTTCGTCTTCCATCTGCACGTACGGTCATCACATTCCCAGCTTGCAACAGAGCCACCAACCTTGGACTCTATCTCTCGGGGCAAAACACCCATCTAGAGGACACATCTTGGTGGCAGAAGCTGTTGACGAGGAACCTGAACATAATTCAAGAATCAACGATCGAGAGAATGCAGGGCAAACATTGCCGATCTTACCATGTGTTTACCCCCAGTCAAACCCTAACTCAAATTCTTCGAGTGGTACCATGGAGATGGAGTTCCTTTCCAGATTCAAGGCGCTCAATGCCGAGAACCTAAAGGCCCTCTGCAATGCACTGGAGAGAAAGGTCAGCTGGCAGCAGGATATAATACCTGAGATCGCGAGTACCATCCTCCAGTGCAGGTCGGGATTGATAAGAAGGAAAGATAAGCGGAAGCCTTCAGAGAGAAAGGAGGAGACGTGGCTGTTCTTTCAAGGAAGTGACACCGCAGGCAAGGAGAGGATAGCTAGAGAGCTCGCCAGACTCGTCTTTGGTTCTTACACCAACCTCATCACGGTTGGACTCGGTAACTTGTCGTCGACACGGTCCGACTCCACCGAAGACCCTCGGAATAAAAGGTCGAGAGCAGAAGCCAGTCGTAGCTATCTCGACTGCCTCTTTGAAGCCCTACGCGAGAACCCACACCGTGTTATCACGATGGAAGACATCGAGCAGGTAGATTACTACACTCTAGCGAGCATCAAGAGAGCCATGGAGGGAGGGAGGCTACAGAGCTACGGTGGTGAGGAAGTTGGTCTTTCTGATGCTATCGTCATCTTGAGCTGTGAAAGCTTCGATTCCCGGTCAAGGGCTTGCTCGCCTCTAGTTAAGCAGAAGGCCGAGGCCGAAGACGAGAAGCAAGAAGCATCCGAGGATGTGGATACGTGCCATTCGATAGATTTAAATGTTTGTGCCGCAGGCGACATAGATCTCGGGACCTTTGACAATGCCGGGGTGATTGAATCTGTGGACCGGGCGTTCTTCTTTAAGTTGCCTGAGGAAATATAA
- the LOC103990038 gene encoding B3 domain-containing protein Os11g0156000, protein MLICVIEIYSATVRRIFFYKLLCSNYNTLVVSHIYQLPVLFFPPPPRFCFVSNMSMNPLARHHPQAWTWEESPMINPRQYFHYTYRVGQEGVEHEREHMFEKPLTPSDVGKLNRLVIPKQHAEKYFPLDGDSGEKGHLLSFEDESGKPWRFRYSYWTSSQSYVLTKGWSGFVKEKRLDAGDVVFFERLRHRGDRFYISCRRRSEDESPPAACTLTMANAAAPWIPMCYTARASSTTRLALRADDEVDVVRSKAMGRPTHSKRLRLFGVNLDCVPELETQLVLAPETGQLHAHQNL, encoded by the exons ATGTTAATTTGTGTCATTGAGATTTATTCTGCTACTGTGAGACGCATATTTTTCTACAAGCTTCTCTGCAGCAACTACAACACTCTCGTCGTCTCCCATATATACCAACTTCCCGTGCTCTTCTTTCCCCCTCCCCCTCGCTTCTGCTTCGTTTCTAACATGTCCATGAACCCCCTAGCGCGACATCATCCGCAAGCTTGGACTTGGGAGGAGTCTCCCATGATCAACCCACGCCAGTACTTCCATTACACGTACCGAGTAGGGCAGGAAGGAGTCGAGCATGAGAGGGAGCATATGTTTGAGAAGCCCCTGACTCCAAGCGACGTAGGCAAACTCAACAGATTGGTCATACCGAAACAGCACGCTGAGAAGTACTTCCCCCTCGACGGCGACTCGGGCGAGAAAGGCCATCTTTTGAGTTTCGAGGACGAGTCTGGCAAGCCATGGCGGTTCCGCTACTCGTACTGGACCAGTAGCCAGAGCTACGTGCTGACCAAGGGCTGGAGCGGCTTTGTCAAGGAAAAGAGGCTCGATGCTGGCGACGTCGTCTTCTTCGAGCGTCTTCGGCACCGCGGCGACCGGTTCTACATTAGTTGCAGGCGGCGCAGTGAAGATGAGAGCCCACCGGCAGCTTGCACTTTGACCATGGCCAACGCGGCAGCTCCGTGGATCCCCATGTGCTACACGGCGAGAGCTTCATCGACCACGAGACTCGCTCTTCGCGCAG ATGACGAGGTTGATGTAGTGAGAAGCAAGGCGATGGGACGTCCGACTCACTCTAAGCGTTTGAGATTGTTTGGCGTCAATTTAGACTGCGTGCCGGAGCTAGAGACGCAGTTGGTTCTTGccccagaaacagggcaacttcaTGCCCACCAAAACCTCTAG